TTTACCGCCGTCGACTCCATTTCTTTCACCGTCGACAAGGGCGAAGTCTTCGGGTTCCTCGGTGCCAACGGCGCCGGCAAGACCACGGCCATCCGGATGCTGATCGGTTTGCTGGCGCCGACCTCGGGGCAGGCTCGAGTCGCCGGCTTCGACGTGTACCGGGAAACAGAGCGGATCCGCCGCAGCATCGGCTACATGAGTCAGCGGTTCTCGCTCTACGAGGATCTGACGGTTCGCGAGAACATCCAGCTGTACGGCGGCATCTACGGCCTCTCCAACACCGTGATTCGCGAGCGCACCGACGAGATGCTGACCACGCTGGGGCTCGGCCACGCGGCCAAGGAGCTCGTCGGGTCCATTCCGCTCGGCTGGAAGCAGAAGCTCGCCTTCTCGGTCGCCCTG
This region of Gemmatimonadales bacterium genomic DNA includes:
- a CDS encoding ABC transporter ATP-binding protein, with protein sequence MKAAPAIETRELTRRFGDFTAVDSISFTVDKGEVFGFLGANGAGKTTAIRMLIGLLAPTSGQARVAGFDVYRETERIRRSIGYMSQRFSLYEDLTVRENIQLYGGIYGLSNTVIRERTDEMLTTLGLGHAAKELVGSIPLGWKQKLAFSVALLHRPEIVFLDEPTGGVDPITRRQFWQSIYETAAAGTTVFVTTHYMDEAEYCDRICIMVDGRIGAMGRPGDLKQEHGVGSVDELFVRLARPAGASA